A DNA window from Theobroma cacao cultivar B97-61/B2 chromosome 5, Criollo_cocoa_genome_V2, whole genome shotgun sequence contains the following coding sequences:
- the LOC18600033 gene encoding uncharacterized protein At5g06450, translating into MSCPCPPKMSLVFPMSDGTPVVTELVPGEDSLPYVYQLLEHAVESGDMVIGLDTEWCMKEIKLGVFRSEYRPRVGLLKLCSAFGCVLIRLENSASASDSLKRFFAVKDVMFVGIRMKEDLQNLREEYGIIIRNAVDLSELSAKVLGQPQLSAYGVRELASKVLSIDILPPRSLLSIWAIRSDSFPSLEQVESAATDAYATYKVGRRLLGTES; encoded by the coding sequence ATGTCGTGCCCGTGCCCACCAAAAATGTCACTGGTTTTCCCAATGAGCGATGGCACCCCAGTGGTGACTGAGCTGGTACCTGGTGAGGATTCACTCCCTTATGTTTATCAACTATTGGAGCATGCGGTTGAAAGTGGGGATATGGTTATCGGGCTTGACACAGAATGGTGCATGAAAGAGATCAAACTTGGAGTTTTCAGATCTGAATACAGACCCCGCGTTGGCCTACTGAAGCTGTGCTCAGCATTCGGCTGCGTACTCATTAGGCTTGAAAACTCTGCTTCTGCATCTGACTCTCTAAAACGATTTTTTGCTGTTAAGGATGTTATGTTTGTTGGGATTCGAATGAAAGAAGACCTACAAAACCTGAGGGAGGAATATGGGATAATAATTCGGAACGCGGTCGATCTCAGTGAATTGTCTGCTAAAGTTCTTGGTCAGCCTCAGCTTAGTGCCTACGGTGTAAGGGAATTGGCTAGTAAGGTTCTGTCCATTGACATTCTGCCACCGAGGTCTTTACTGTCAATATGGGCGATTAGGTCTGATAGTTTTCCTAGTCTTGAGCAGGTTGAATCTGCAGCTACTGATGCTTATGCTACATACAAAGTTGGGAGAAGGCTGTTAGGCACTGAGAGTTGA
- the LOC18600032 gene encoding uncharacterized protein At5g06450: protein MSCPPKMSLVLPMSDGTPLVTELVPGEDSHLYIYQLLEYAVESGDMVIGLDTEWCMKEIKLGVFRTEYRPCVGLLKLRSAFGCVLIRLENSASASDSLKRFFAVKDIMFVGVRMKEDLQNLREEYGIIIRNAVDLSDVSAKVLGQPELSAYGGRELASKVLSIEILPRSLLSIWTIRSDSFPSLEQVESAATDAYATYKVGRRLSSSGVDAFLLPLQKE, encoded by the coding sequence ATGTCGTGCCCACCAAAAATGTCACTGGTTTTACCAATGAGCGATGGCACCCCATTGGTGACTGAGCTGGTACCTGGTGAGGATTCACACCTTTATATTTATCAACTATTGGAGTATGCGGTTGAAAGTGGGGATATGGTTATCGGGCTTGACACAGAATGGTGCATGAAAGAGATCAAACTTGGAGTTTTCAGAACTGAATACAGACCCTGCGTTGGCCTACTGAAGCTGCGCTCAGCATTTGGTTGTGTGCTTATTAGGCTTGAAAACTCTGCTTCTGCTTCTGACTCTCTAAAACGATTTTTTGCTGTTAAAGATATCATGTTTGTTGGGGTTCGAATGAAAGAAGACCTTCAGAACCTGAGAGAGGAATATGGGATAATAATTCGGAACGCGGTGGATCTCAGTGATGTGTCTGCTAAAGTTCTTGGTCAGCCTGAGCTTAGTGCCTACGGCGGAAGGGAATTGGCTAGTAAAGTTCTGTCCATTGAGATTCTGCCAAGGTCTTTACTGTCGATATGGACGATTAGGTCTGATAGTTTTCCTAGTCTTGAGCAGGTTGAGTCTGCAGCTACTGATGCTTATGCTACATACAAAGTTGGGAGAAGGCTATCGAGCAGTGGAGTTGATGCTTTCCTGCTTCCTCTGCAAAAGGAATAG